The sequence TCCTTCTCACGGTTTTGCCCGGCTCGGGTGAGCCAGACGTATTTGCCGGATCTTCCGATTGGAATATGGCTGCAGTGTTCGAGCGTGCAGTCGAGCCCGGTGGTTTGTGCGATCCGGTGCTGTAACGCCGCTGCAGCGTCAGCCGGGATGGGCTGCTCATCGAAGGTGGTGTAGCGCAGTTGTGCTTGCGGCGCATCCAGCAGATGCAACTGGTACAGGAAAATTTCCGCCGATGCTTCGCTGATCCAGTCATCGAAATTGCCATGCGCGAAAAGGCCACTATCCAGACTCAGCAGTTCTTTCTCGCGGCCGCAAAAGCGCGCGATTTTTTCTGGATTGGCGGAGCCATCAGTGGTTTGCACGCAGTCGCCCGAGCGATAGCGGATCAGTGGCATATACGGATTGCGCACGCTGGACACAATCAGGCTGTAAATCGAGCGGTTGCCGCTGACTGGCAGCAGTTCAGCCTGCATCTGGCCTAGATAGGGCGAGTAATTTCCCTGGCAGTCGCTGTAGTAGATATAGCCAAGTTCAGTGCTGCCAACGAGATCAACGACCGGGCAGTCAAACCGCTGCAGCAGGAAACGCCGCACATTGCGCGGCGTGTATTCGTAAGCGTGAATGATGCTGGCAGGCGGATGGAACTCGTGTTGCAGCCCAAAGCGGCTGATTTTTCGTAGCAGGTGAGCCAGGTAGTAGCTTGAGCAATCCAGGTGATACCAGCCCTGCGGATGAGTTTGCCGGATCAGCGCAATTTCGCTGAGCATGCATTCAACTTCGCTTTTGCTCCATAACGCCGGGTCAGCTTGCTGGTTTAGATAGAGCGTGCGCGCGTCGAGCCGGCGTGGTTCCAGAGCGGGGTGAGCATCAGGATTTACCCGGGTGCTGGATTGGCGCGCATTAACCCGGATAACGTGTTCGGTGGCCATGACCGTGGTAATAGAGACGCGTTGGCAGTTTTGTTGCCATGTGAATGCAATATCTGGATGTTCACTCCAGAGCTGGTAATAAGAATGCAGCAGAAAATACGGTGGCCGGATAAGGTGCATGCGAGCATGGTTGGTTCCGGTCGAGAGAATATATTCAGCCTTGCCCGTGCTTAAAGCGTTTTCAAGTTGCGGCGTCATCCAGTTTTCTGGAAAATCACGAGCAATTTCAGCTTTCTCCAGAATAGGGAAATATTTTTTCTGAATGGCATCCTGATATAGCGGAATGTGCTTTACCAGATCAATCATTTCTGAAGATGGCTGATTATCAAGCTTCATCGAAATTTTGCGCGTGAAAAATAGAGGGCCAGAAATGGAAGTTGCGCCTGGAGCAACTTGCCCCAGGCACGTCAGGTTAGCTGCTGCTTATGAAATGCAGCCAGATTTGGCGCTGCTGCCCGGGTTGGTGATGCAGACACAGCCGGTTTTGCCCGTGCTGGTGACGCAGACGCAGCCGGTTTTTGTTGCCGAGTTGGCGGCTATCCATTTAGCCCAAAGGTTATTTTGTGCGATGGCCTGAACGAGATTTTTCATAGTGATTTGCCCATAAATAAAATGCTGGTGGAAAAGCGCTTTATTACCCGTACCCGGAGAATAAAAGCATGCTGAGTTTTGCCTTCGCCTGTTTTAAATCTTCCTGAGCGTAAAATAATCTGCAAAGGCAGTTTCACTCTATTCGGCGAATTTCGTTTCTGCAAGGTGTTTTGTAAAAATATTAATATGAGATAGAAAATGCTGGAATTATTGCTATTGTTTTTTTGGGATTCAACGATTGATTCCTGGGTGCTCTGGTTATGGTGAGATGGGCGAGAGAATATTCCCGGCAAAATTAATTTAAATAAGAGTTCGGGGCATATTTATCTTTTATGGGAGAGTGAAACCTGAGCCTAAAAATGCCGCTGCCTTATCACCCGGCATCACCCGGCATCGCCCGGTATAAGTGCAAATCCCAATAAGTGCGCCACGCCAATAGCGCCACAATGCGCCCGTGCTGTGTGGCGCGGCGTGGGGAGCGCTGGCTTGTGCGCCACACCAGTATCAGTACCGGTCCGGGGCTTTCGCCGCGGCCGTCTGATGGCCGTCTGATGATTCATAGCGCGACCCCCCCGTGTGTATCGCCTCACTCCGTATGGAAGGGAACATGATTCTCGGCGACGCGATTCTGGAAACACGCGGTCTGACCAAAGAGTTCAAAGGGTTCACTGCTGTCAATGAGGTGAATCTGCGCGTGCGCCGTGGCTCGATCCACGCGCTGATTGGACCGAACGGCGCGGGCAAAACGACCTGTTTTAATTTGCTTACCAAATTCCTTGAGCCTTCTGCTGGCCAGATTGTGTTCAACGGCATCGACATCACGCCTGAGCGGCCCGCTCAGATCGCACGGCGTGGAATCATCCGCTCGTTTCAGATTTCAGCTGTGTTTCCGCATTTGACGACGCGGCAGAACGTTCGTATCGGCTTGCAGCGGGAGCTGGGTTCGGCATTTCACTTTTGGCGCAGCGAGCGCACGCTGCGCCAGCTTGACGACCGGGCGCTGGATTTGCTGACTCAGGTGGGCCTCGCTGATTTCGCTGAGGTGCCCGCTGTCGAGCTTTCTTATGGCCGGAAACGAGCGTTGGAAATTGCCACCACGCTGGCGATGGAACCCGAACTGATGCTGCTCGATGAGCCGACCCAGGGGATGGGGCATGAGGATGTCGAACGCGTGACGGCGTTAATCAAAAAAGTTTCCAGCGGACGCACGGTTTTGATGGTCGAGCACAACATGAACGTGGTCGCGGGTATCTCCGACACGATCACGGTTTTGCAGCGCGGCGAAGTCCTGGCGGAAGGGCGTTATGCGGAGGTATCGAAGAATCCTCTCGTCATTGAGGCCTATATGGGCAGCACGGATGCGATGCTTGCCGGGGCCCATGCATGAACGCCGCGCTTGAGGTCAGCCCGCTGCGCGAAGCGGCTCACGCTGAGCGTGGCGAGATGGCGCTGGAGATTGCCGATTTACATGCCTGGTATGGCGAATCGCACATCCTGCATGGCGTCGATTTGCATGTGAAGCGCGGTGAGGCGGTGACCTTGCTGGGCCGCAATGGTGCCGGCCGCACTTCTACACTGCGCGCCATCATGGGCCTGACCGGGCGGCGCAGCGGTTCAATCAGGATCGGCACACGCGAAACCATCAGGATGCCGACACATCGAATCGCGCATTGCGGCATTGGTTATTGTCCTGAAGAGCGCGGCATATTTTCGAGCCTGTCATGCGAAGAAAACCTGCTATTGCCGCCGCTGGTTGGCGATGGCCGGTATGCGATGTCGCTCGACGAGATTTACATGATGTTTCCCAACCTCAAGGAACGGCGGCTGAGCCAGGGAACGCGGCTGTCCGGCGGTGAGCAGCAGATGCTGGCCGTAGCGCGCATTTTGCGCACGGGCGCACGCCTGCTGCTGCTCGATGAAATTTCGGAAGGGCTGGCACCGGTGATCGTGCAGGCGCTGGCACGCATGATCGTGATGCTCAAGGAACGGGGTTACACGATTGTGATGGTTGAGCAGAACTTTCGTTTCGCTGCGCCATTGGCGGATCGTTTCTACGTGATGGAGCACGGCCGTATCGTTGAGCATTTTGGTGCCGCTGAACTGCGCAGCAAGATGGCGGTGCTGCACGATCTGCTCGGCGTTTGAGTGCCTGAATCACCGCTTCAGATAACAAGCACGCAGGTTGAACAAAACACACCGGAGACAGACATGAAACTGAAGGCATGCACGCGCCTGGCGGCATTTTTTTTCGCGCTCGCCGTAGGGACAGCACTCACGATGGGCGGGGTACGAGCGGCGAACGATACGGTGAAGATTGGCTTTATCACCGATATGTCGGGGCTTTACGCCGATATCGACGGGCAAGGTGGGTTAGAGGCGATTCGTATGGCGGTGGCGGACTTCGGCGGCAAGGTTAATGGCAAGCCGATTCAAGTGGTGTATGCCGATCATCAGAACAAGGCCGATATCGCAGCGTCACGCGCACGTGAATGGTTCGACCGCGAAGGCGTGGACATGTTGATTGGCGGCACGAACTCCGGCGCAGGCCTGGCAATGAACCAGGTGGCGGGCGAGAAGCACAAGGTGTATTTCAGCATTGGCGCAGGGGCCGATACGCTGACCAACGAACAATGCACGCCGTACACGGTGCATTACGCCTACGACACCACCGCGCTGGCCAAAGGCACGGGTTCGGCCGTGACGAAGCAAGGCGGCAAGACATGGTTTTTCCTGACCGCTGATTACGCCTTTGGCAAGGCGCTCGAAAAGAACACGGCTGAGGTGGTGAAAGCGAGTGGTGGCCAGGTGCTGGGCTCTGTGCGGCATCCGCTTTCGGCATCTGATTTTTCCTCGTTCCTGCTTCAGGCGCAGGCCTCAAAGGCGCAAGTGCTTGGGCTGGCGAACGCGGGGGGTGACACGATTAATTCAATCAAGGCAGCGAAAGAATTTGGCATTACCAAATCAATGAAGATCGCCGCGATGCTGGTGTTTATCAACGATATCCACAGCCTTGGTCTGGAAACGACGCAAGGGCTGGTGCTGACAGATAGCTGGTACTGGAACAAGGATGCAAACACGCGCAAATGGTCGCAACGGTACTTCGACAAAATGCGCAAGATGCCTTCGAGCCTGCAGGCGGCCGATTACTCCGCCACCATGAACTATCTGAAAGCGGTGCAGGCGGTGGGGTCGACTGACGCCGACAAGGTGATGGCGCAGCTGAAGAAACAGAAAATTGATGACTTCTTCGCCAAAGGCTATGTGCGCCAGGACGGCAGCATGATCCACGACATGTACCTGATGCAGGTCAAGACCCCGGCTGAATCTAAAGAGCCATGGGATTACTACCGAATCATCGCCACCATCCCAGGCGAGCAGGCCTTTACGACCAGGCAGGAGACGCGCTGCGCATTGTGGAAATAACGCTGGGCAGGTGCACCCGGACGCCGCTGCTTGATGGCTTGGTAGTTTGGCGGCCTCGTGGCCAGGTGCACCGGCTTTTCTCTGCTGACCGATGACCGGTTGAAGGTTCGATGGATATCTTTGGCATCCCACTGCCCGCGATGCTGAGCCAGTTGCTGCTCGGTCTCGTGAATGGCTCGTTCTACGCGATGTTGAGTCTTGGCCTCGCTGTGATTTTCGGCTTGCTCAACGTCATCAATTTCGCTCATGGAGCGCTCTTCATGCTCGGCGCGATGCTGGCATGGATGGGGCTGGCTTATTTCGGGCTGCCTTACTGGGCGATGCTGGTGCTGGCACCTTTAATCGCTGGATTGTTTGGCATCCTGATCGAGCGAAGCATGTTGCGCTGGCTGTATCGCCTCGATCATCTCTATGGCTTGCTGTTGACGTTCGGCCTCACGCTGGTGATCGAAGGGGTATTTCGCTCGCTATATGGCTCGTCTGGCCAGGCTTATGACGTGCCTGCTGCGCTGTCTGGTGCGACTGATCTGGGCTTTATGCTGTTACCGAACTATCGCGCGTGGGTGGTGCTGGTATCGCTCGTGGTGTGCTTTGCGACATGGTTCGTGATCGAGAAAACCCGGCTTGGCGCATATCTCCGGGCAGGGACGGAGAACCCTCGGCTAGTCGAAGCGTTTGGCGTTAACGTGCCGCGAATGATTACGCTGACCTATGGCTTTGGCGTAGCGCTCGCCGCATTCGCCGGGGTGCTTGCGGCACCGGTGATTCAGGTGTCGCCGCTGATGGGGCAGTCGATGATCATCACGGTATTCGCGGTGGTGGTGATCGGTGGGATGGGGTCGATCCTTGGCGCGATTCTGACGGGGTTGATGCTAGGCGTGATTGAAGGACTGACCCGGGTGTTTTATCCCGAAGCCTCGGCAACGGTGGTCTTCGTCATCATGGCGCTGGTGTTGCTGGTGCGGCCAGCGGGCATCTTCGGCAAGGAAAAATAATGCAGAAAAGAATGCTCTACGCGCTGCTGCTGTTCGGTCTCGTGCTGGCACCGCTGGCGGGGGCGTACCCGCTTTTCATGATGAAGGTGATGTGCTTCGCACTGTTTGCCGCGGCCTTTAATTTATTGCTGGGCTATACCGGCTTGCTGTCGTTTGGTCACGCGATGTTTCTCGCTACCGCAGGTTATGTCACCGGTTATACGATCCAGACACTTGGCCTGACCCCGGAGCTGGGCGTGATCGCAGGAACGCTGGCGGCGACGCTGCTTGGCTTGATCGTTGGCTTCTTTGCGATTCGGCGTCAGGGCATTTACTTTGCGATGGTGACGCTGGCTTTCGCCCAGATGGTGTACTTCGTTTATTTGCAGGCACCGTTCACACATGGCGAGGATGGCTTGCAGGGCGTGCCGCGCGGTGCATTGCTAGGGCTGCTCGATCTATCGTCGGATCTCACGCTGTATTACGTGGTGCTGGTGGTGATGGTGCTGGCGTTTGCGCTGATTGTGCGCATCGTGCATTCACCGTTTGGGCAAGTGCTGGTAGCGCTCAAGGAGAACGAGGCGCGCGCGGTTTCGCTGGGGTACGACACGAGCCGCTTCAAGTTTGCTGGCATTCGTGCTGTCGGCGGGGCTAGCGGGGCTGGCGGGGTCGATGAAGGTCCTGGTGCTGGGCTTCGAGACGCTCGGAGACGCCTACTGGACGATGTCTGGGCTCGTGGTGCTGATGACCCTCGTGGGCGGCATGGGGACGCTGTTTGGACCGCTACTGGGTGCCGCTCTGATCGTCACACTGGAAGACCGTCTGGGAGACATGGGGGCGGCGCTGGCATCACTGACTGGGGTTGAATGGTTCCGTGCGTTAGGCGAATCGGTGACGATTGTCACAGGGGTGATTTTTATCGTGTGCGTGCTGGCTTTTCGCCGAGGGATTGTTGGTGAGATCGTGGCGCGGGTTCGGCTTGCACGCTCGCCTGGATGAAATGATTTGGTCTCCGATGTATGTGGTGAAATTACTCATATCGCATGATCTGCCATCGCGCTGGAATGATTTTTTTCTCATGCGATCAAGGCGGCATATGCCTAGGGTAAATGCTAGTTGTTCACTTCAGGGTGCTTGTTTAACCTTCACGCAGTTCTGACGCAAGCAGGTAAAAGCTGAGCAGAAAAAGCTGATTTCGCAGGTGGAGAACGAGGAGACAACGAGGCATTCAGTGCCCGAAAAAGCGCTACCAGATTAATGTCTGGTGGCGCTTTTTATTTGGGCAATCGCCTTTGCCTGTATGGCTTTGGCGGCAGTCATCCACAAGCCCAGGCAGATTCGTTCTTCCTTACGTTTTATGCTTGGCGCATTCAACAGACCTCCGCTAAACTCGCCAGGCCCTGTCTATCTAGCCAGTCATTGGCTCAGGGGATTTAACCCACTGCGCCGTTTGTGCGAGCAGGGGTCACGGAGATTTTATGAGGTGGGCATCACGGCAGGTGAATATCAACAGGCAGGGCAGGGGCGCAGCAATCTGCGGCCGGCCGGTACAGATAGCCCATTTCATTTTCGATAGTGGCAGACAGCGGCTTGCTTTAGTCTGCGATGCAAGCAGAAGCAGTGTTCGATCGTAGTCGTAGTTAACCAGGGCGCGTGCAGTTTGACGCGCCTTTTTGTTGTGCGCGGCCCTGGCATGGGGCAGCCATTTTTACTCACCCGGCCTTTAAGCCGGACCATCCGTTACGCGCCAGGCGGGCGCGTGGAGACTTCAGCAAATGAAAATCAAACACTGGGCCCAGGCGGGCATCGTATTGGCGCTGGCAGGCGTGGCGGGCAGCGTGATGGCACAGGTCAAGATCGGGGTGATCGTGTCGGCGACGGGGCCTGCCGCATCGCTTGGTATTCCAGAGAAAAACACCATTGCGTTGCTGCCCAAAGAGATTGGCGGCAAGAGTGTGCAGTACATCGTGCTGGATGATGCGACCGACCCTAGCCGCGCGGTGCAGAACACCCGCAAGCTGATTGATGAAGATCACGTGGACGCAATCATCGGCTCTACCGTGACGCCGAATTCGTTGGCCATGCTTGGGCCAGCGTCGGACAGCAAGACACCGATGATCTCGATGGCCGCCTCAGCGGCGATCATCGAGCCGATGGATGCAAGACGCGCATGGGCGTTCAAGACGCCACAGAACGACAGCCTGATGGCGGATGCGATTGCCGGATATATGGCGCAGCACGGCGTGAAGACGGTGGGTTTTATTGGCTTCTCGGATGCTTATGGTGAGAACTGGTACACGGTTTTCAGCGCAGCGGCCAAGGCGCACAACCTGAAGCTGGTAGCGAATGAACGCTACAACCGCCCGGACACCTCGGTGACTGGGCAGGTGCTGAAAATCATGTCGGCGAACCCGGATGCCGTGCTGATCGGCGGCTCGGGCACACCGGCGGCATTACCCGCAAAGGCGCTTAAAGCGCGCGGCTACAAGGGCAAGATTTATCAGACGCATGGCGTGGCCAATAACGATTTCCTGCGCGTGTGCGGCAAGGATTGTGAAGGTGAGCTGCTGCCTGCGGGCCCGATCCTCGTTACTGAACAGTTGCCCGCATCAAACCCGGTGAAGCAGTCATCGCAGGCGTACAAGAGCGCCTATGAAAAAGCCTATGGCGCAGGTTCGGTATCGACCTTTGGCGGGCATGCATGGGATGCAGGGCAGATGCTGCAGCAGGCGATTCCCGTCGCGCTGAAGCAGGCTAAACCGGGTACGCCAGCATTCCGTGAGGCGTTGCGTGCAGCGCTGGAGAATCTGAAAGACGTGCCGGTAGCGCACGGCATCATGAATACGACGCCAACCGACCATAACGGTCTCGACAAACGGGCGCGGGTGATCGTGCAGATTGTCGACGGCAAGTGGAAGCTGCAAAACGACTGATGTTGTTACAGCAGGCGCGTAGTGCAAACGGTGTGGCTAGCAAGTTCTGGCCGCACCGTTTTTTTTGCGACAAATGGAGGCGGGCAGTGAGTCCGCTTTGATTTAAACGTTCGAAGATGAGGAACCATGGACTTGTCAATCGCGGCGATCCTCGCTCAGGACGGCATCACCACGGGTGCGATTTACGCATTGCTGGCGCTTGCGCTGGTGCTGGTGTTTTCCGTCACGCGGGTGATCTTCATTCCGCAAGGGGAGTTTGTAGCGTATGGCGCGCTGACGCTGGCCGCACTACAGACGCAAAAATTCCCTGCGACTTGCTGGCTGCTGCTGGCATTGGGGGCCGGGTGTTTCTGCGCTGAATGCGCCGCGCTGTTGCGCTATCCCGGGCGGCGCCACCGCGTGGCGCGCACGTTGCTCACGCTGGCGGGCAAATATCTGCTGCTGCCGCTCGCGGTCTATGCGTTGACTCGCAGCACATTCACGCAGCCGCTGCCGATGATCCTGCAAATCGCGCTGACGCTGCTGATCGTGGTGCCGATGGGCCCCTTCGTCTACCGGCTGGCCTACGAACCTATCGCAGAGGCCAGCACCTTGCTGCTGCTGATCGTTGCTGTTGCCGTGCATTTTGTCCTGGTTGGTCTTGGGCTGGTGATGTTCGGTGCGGAAGGCTCGCGCACCACGCCCTTTTCGGACGCGACGTTCAATCTGGGCGGGCTGTCGATCTCCGGACAAAGCCTGTGGGTGATCGGCATGGCGGCGGTGCTGATCGTCGCGCTGTATCTGTATTTCGACCGGACGATTTCGGGCAAGGCCTTACGCGCGACTTCGGTGAACCGCCTGGGCGCGCAGCTGGTCGGGATTGGCACGACCCAGGCGGGACGTCTGGCATTCACGCTGGCGGCGGGTTTGGGCGCGCTGTGCGGGATTCTGGTGGCACCGCTCACCACGATCTATTACGACTCGGGTTTTCTAATCGGGCTGAAGGGCTTTGTGGGCGCGATCATTGGCGGGCTGGTTAGCTATCCGCTGGCAGCAGCAGGTGCTGTGCTGGTTGGTCTGCTGGAATCCTATTCATCGTTCTGGGCCAGTGCCTATAAGGAAGTCATCGTGTTCACGCTCATCATCCCCGTGTTGCTGTGGCGCAGCTTTGTGACTCCGCACGTCGAAGAAGATGAGGAGTGACACGATGAAACGCATGATGCAAAACCGCTTTTTCTGGTTGTTTCTGCTGGTGATTTTTGTCCTGCCGGTGCTGCCGCAACCGCTGCGCATTCCGGAGTACTGGGTGACGCTGCTTAACTACATTGGGCTGTATTCGATTGTGGCGATTGGGCTGGTGCTGCTGACCGGCATAGGCGGAATGACCAGTTTTGGGCAGGCGGCGTTCGTCGGGATTGGCGCTTACACCACGGCGTATCTGACGACCCATTTCGCCGTATCGCCATGGGCCGCGCTGCTGGTTGGGGTGGTGCTGACGGCGCTGATTGCGCTGGTGCTGGGCCTTGTGACGATGCGCTTATCCGGCCATTTTTTGCCGCTTGGCACGATCGCATGGGGGTTGGCACTGTTTTTCCTGTTCGGCAATCTCGACATGCTGGGCAAGTACGACGGCATCAACGGCATTCCGGCGCTTAGCGTGCTGGGCCTTCGGCTTGAGTCTGGGCGGGAGATTTACTACCTGATCTGGGCGGCGGTGCTGGCGGCGATTGTATCGGTGCAGAACCTGTTGAATAGCCGTCCTGGACGGGCCATTCGCGCGTTGCGTGGCGCGGGCTCAATGGCTGAGGCCATGGGCATCAACACGGCGTGGATGCGCGTGCTGATCTTCGTCTACGCAGCCGTGTTGGCCGCTGTTTCCGGCTTTCTCTATGCGCACTTGCAGCGCTCCGTGAACCCCACACCGTTTGGGCTGAATCACAGCATCGAGTTTTTGTTCATGGCGGTGGTTGGGGGGATTTCGCATGTCTGGGGCGCGGTGCTGGGCGCAGCGATCCTGACCCTGCTGCAGGATTATTTACAGACGCTGCTGCCCAGATTGCTGGGCGCGAACGGTAATTTCGAAGTGGTTGTCTTCGGCGTGTTGATGGTGCTGTTGCTGCAGTATTCGCGTCAGGGCGTCTGGCCTTACGTCGCACGCCTGTTTCCACGCGAGCCGAAAGCCCATGCGCCTTCTGCCGCGACTGAGCCCTTGCCGCAACGTGATAAGCCAGTGGCCGGTGCAGCCTTGCTGAGTGTGAACTTGGCGCGCAAACAGTTTGGCGGCCTGGTGGCGGTGAATGACGTGAGTTTCAACGTCGACGCGGGCCAGATCACGGGCTTGATCGGCCCGAATGGAGCGGGTAAATCCACGACGTTTAACCTGGTTAGCGGCGCGTTGACGCTGACTAGCGGGGAGATTCATTTCTGCGGTGAACGGATCGACGGGCTGAGCGCGCGTGAGATTGCCAGCCGCGGCATCGGCCGGACGTTTCAACACGTGAAGTTGTTACCGGGGATGAGCGTGCTCGAAAACGTGGCAATCGGCGCTCATTTGCGCGGCCATGCTGGCGTGTTGCGCAGCATCGCCCGCTTGAATGGCGCGGAAGAGGCCCGGCTGATGGCCGAAGCCGCCCGGCAGATTGAGCGGGTGGGCCTTGCGGCACATTGCTATGACGAAGCGGGGAGCTTGGCGCTAGGACAGCAGCGCATTCTTGAGATTGCACGGGCGCTGTGTTGCGACCCCACATTGCTGCTACTGGATGAGCCAGCGGCTGGCTTGCGTTATCAGGAAAAGCAGCAGTTGGCGAAGTTGCTGCGACAACTCAAGGAAGAGGGCATGAGCATCTTGCTGGTTGAGCACGATATGGATTTCGTGATGAATCTGGCTGACAAGGTCGTCGTGATGGAGTTTGGAACACGTATTGCCGAAGGTTTGCCGCACGAGGTGCAACAAGACCCTGCCGTGCTCGAAGCCTATCTGGGTGGGGTGGAGTGATGACGATGAAAAATGTTGCAACACCGATGTTGCAGCTCGACGCGTTGTCTGCGCGTTACGGCAAGGTCGAGGCGCTACACGGCACGCGGATAGAAGTGACGCCCGGGCAGATCGTCTCGGTGATTGGGCCAAATGGCGCGGGCAAATCGACGTTATTAAACGCGATCATGGGTGCCTTGCCTGTCTCGGGCCAAGCCAAAGGATCGGTGCTGTATCGCGGCGAAGAGGTGAGTGCGCTGCCGGTCGAGCAGCGAGTGGCACGCGGAATGTGCCTCGTGCCGGAAAAGCGCGAGTTGTTCTCAACGATGAGCGTAATAGACAACCTCTTGCTGGGAGCCTACCGACGCAAGCGTGCCGGAGAGCGCAATTATCTTGACCAGCTTGACCCCGTATTCACGCTGTTCCCCCGGCTGAAGGAGCGCCGCAATCAGCTCGCGGGGACGTTGTCCGGCGGAGAGCGTCAGATGCTCGCAGTGGGGCGGGCACTCATGGGCAAACCAGACTTGCTGATGCTGGACGAGCCAAGTCTCGGCCTAGCCCCACTGATCGTGAAAGAGATCTTCCATATCATCAGCGCATTGCGTAATACAGGTGTGGCTATCTTGCTGGTTGAGCAAAATGCCCGTGCTGCACTGCAAATTTCCAATTACGGCTACGTGCTGGAAACAGGTGAGTTGGCATTGGAAGGTCCCGCGTCAGAGCTTGCGCAAAATCCACGAGTGGTTGAGAGCTATCTAGGGCTAGCCAAAAAAACCGCATAATTTAGCGAGCGTTCGGCTTTACCGCAAATATCAACGGCATGTTTCACGTGAAACATGCCGTTTTTCTTGCCTGGCCGATTGGATGAGATTCGGGGCCTGAAGCGAACCCGCTATAATTCGCCCCATACATTTTCCTCAGAAAGGCTCGCGTGCGATCTACGCGAGATCCGCGATGCTTTATCCCACAGAATTTGACGTAATCGTCGTTGGCGGCGGCCATGCTGGTACAGAGGCGGCGCTCGCTGCTGCCCGAATGGGTAATAAGACGCTGCTACTGACTCATAACATCGAAACACTTGGCCAAATGAGCTGTAATCCGTCGATTGGCGGAATTGGCAAAGGTCATTTGGTGAAAGAGGTTGATGCGC is a genomic window of Paraburkholderia bonniea containing:
- a CDS encoding ABC transporter ATP-binding protein, whose translation is MILGDAILETRGLTKEFKGFTAVNEVNLRVRRGSIHALIGPNGAGKTTCFNLLTKFLEPSAGQIVFNGIDITPERPAQIARRGIIRSFQISAVFPHLTTRQNVRIGLQRELGSAFHFWRSERTLRQLDDRALDLLTQVGLADFAEVPAVELSYGRKRALEIATTLAMEPELMLLDEPTQGMGHEDVERVTALIKKVSSGRTVLMVEHNMNVVAGISDTITVLQRGEVLAEGRYAEVSKNPLVIEAYMGSTDAMLAGAHA
- a CDS encoding ABC transporter ATP-binding protein, translated to MNAALEVSPLREAAHAERGEMALEIADLHAWYGESHILHGVDLHVKRGEAVTLLGRNGAGRTSTLRAIMGLTGRRSGSIRIGTRETIRMPTHRIAHCGIGYCPEERGIFSSLSCEENLLLPPLVGDGRYAMSLDEIYMMFPNLKERRLSQGTRLSGGEQQMLAVARILRTGARLLLLDEISEGLAPVIVQALARMIVMLKERGYTIVMVEQNFRFAAPLADRFYVMEHGRIVEHFGAAELRSKMAVLHDLLGV
- a CDS encoding ABC transporter substrate-binding protein, with protein sequence MKLKACTRLAAFFFALAVGTALTMGGVRAANDTVKIGFITDMSGLYADIDGQGGLEAIRMAVADFGGKVNGKPIQVVYADHQNKADIAASRAREWFDREGVDMLIGGTNSGAGLAMNQVAGEKHKVYFSIGAGADTLTNEQCTPYTVHYAYDTTALAKGTGSAVTKQGGKTWFFLTADYAFGKALEKNTAEVVKASGGQVLGSVRHPLSASDFSSFLLQAQASKAQVLGLANAGGDTINSIKAAKEFGITKSMKIAAMLVFINDIHSLGLETTQGLVLTDSWYWNKDANTRKWSQRYFDKMRKMPSSLQAADYSATMNYLKAVQAVGSTDADKVMAQLKKQKIDDFFAKGYVRQDGSMIHDMYLMQVKTPAESKEPWDYYRIIATIPGEQAFTTRQETRCALWK
- a CDS encoding branched-chain amino acid ABC transporter permease, with amino-acid sequence MDIFGIPLPAMLSQLLLGLVNGSFYAMLSLGLAVIFGLLNVINFAHGALFMLGAMLAWMGLAYFGLPYWAMLVLAPLIAGLFGILIERSMLRWLYRLDHLYGLLLTFGLTLVIEGVFRSLYGSSGQAYDVPAALSGATDLGFMLLPNYRAWVVLVSLVVCFATWFVIEKTRLGAYLRAGTENPRLVEAFGVNVPRMITLTYGFGVALAAFAGVLAAPVIQVSPLMGQSMIITVFAVVVIGGMGSILGAILTGLMLGVIEGLTRVFYPEASATVVFVIMALVLLVRPAGIFGKEK
- a CDS encoding ABC transporter substrate-binding protein; the encoded protein is MKIKHWAQAGIVLALAGVAGSVMAQVKIGVIVSATGPAASLGIPEKNTIALLPKEIGGKSVQYIVLDDATDPSRAVQNTRKLIDEDHVDAIIGSTVTPNSLAMLGPASDSKTPMISMAASAAIIEPMDARRAWAFKTPQNDSLMADAIAGYMAQHGVKTVGFIGFSDAYGENWYTVFSAAAKAHNLKLVANERYNRPDTSVTGQVLKIMSANPDAVLIGGSGTPAALPAKALKARGYKGKIYQTHGVANNDFLRVCGKDCEGELLPAGPILVTEQLPASNPVKQSSQAYKSAYEKAYGAGSVSTFGGHAWDAGQMLQQAIPVALKQAKPGTPAFREALRAALENLKDVPVAHGIMNTTPTDHNGLDKRARVIVQIVDGKWKLQND
- a CDS encoding branched-chain amino acid ABC transporter permease is translated as MDLSIAAILAQDGITTGAIYALLALALVLVFSVTRVIFIPQGEFVAYGALTLAALQTQKFPATCWLLLALGAGCFCAECAALLRYPGRRHRVARTLLTLAGKYLLLPLAVYALTRSTFTQPLPMILQIALTLLIVVPMGPFVYRLAYEPIAEASTLLLLIVAVAVHFVLVGLGLVMFGAEGSRTTPFSDATFNLGGLSISGQSLWVIGMAAVLIVALYLYFDRTISGKALRATSVNRLGAQLVGIGTTQAGRLAFTLAAGLGALCGILVAPLTTIYYDSGFLIGLKGFVGAIIGGLVSYPLAAAGAVLVGLLESYSSFWASAYKEVIVFTLIIPVLLWRSFVTPHVEEDEE
- a CDS encoding ABC transporter permease subunit, which encodes MKRMMQNRFFWLFLLVIFVLPVLPQPLRIPEYWVTLLNYIGLYSIVAIGLVLLTGIGGMTSFGQAAFVGIGAYTTAYLTTHFAVSPWAALLVGVVLTALIALVLGLVTMRLSGHFLPLGTIAWGLALFFLFGNLDMLGKYDGINGIPALSVLGLRLESGREIYYLIWAAVLAAIVSVQNLLNSRPGRAIRALRGAGSMAEAMGINTAWMRVLIFVYAAVLAAVSGFLYAHLQRSVNPTPFGLNHSIEFLFMAVVGGISHVWGAVLGAAILTLLQDYLQTLLPRLLGANGNFEVVVFGVLMVLLLQYSRQGVWPYVARLFPREPKAHAPSAATEPLPQRDKPVAGAALLSVNLARKQFGGLVAVNDVSFNVDAGQITGLIGPNGAGKSTTFNLVSGALTLTSGEIHFCGERIDGLSAREIASRGIGRTFQHVKLLPGMSVLENVAIGAHLRGHAGVLRSIARLNGAEEARLMAEAARQIERVGLAAHCYDEAGSLALGQQRILEIARALCCDPTLLLLDEPAAGLRYQEKQQLAKLLRQLKEEGMSILLVEHDMDFVMNLADKVVVMEFGTRIAEGLPHEVQQDPAVLEAYLGGVE